The following coding sequences lie in one Alloacidobacterium dinghuense genomic window:
- a CDS encoding ABC transporter permease has product MSIFLQDVRFALRQLWKHPGFALTAILSLALGIAATVSVFSVVYSVLIHPSPYAHANRIVQFRVRDKSGSEDEIYVSRDHIADLRNAHAFEDLVQMDEEYLADTTVDIPQDVDVVYLSGNAFPFFGVPAYLGRTFLPSDAPPNQAPQPVVVLTYQYWQRRFNGNQSVIGQPLRLDNRNYTILGIMPARFTWWDADVYVPLDTTASTDSSIYITVMRLRPGVTRAQALSEVRPIFQQMIREHPNLWIEGLEINIQGVGDRISRSLGSTLYLLFAAVLLLLVIGCVNVSILLLARGTGRRHEFAVRAAVGGSGWRIVRQLLTESLILGLAGAALGVIATYRSTPFVVSLLPFQLFPRGLEIPVHVPVLAFSVALAILTSILFGLFPALQLANPEIREVMQATTQKAAGSVSSRRLHAFLIAGQIALAMVLLTASASAIESFRTVIHTDLGFDPHNVADFSIPVHKHAYPTWEARANYFTQLRDQVARTQGVTSASLAIVAPPRSTWDFPIEILGRNTFGTRLVDINLVDPQFFTILHIPLLRGRLWDESETQRGARLAVVNQEFVRRYFPNGDILGHSVRIPRLQGHPPGILAVEGSDSWLPVIGVVGDARNGGLDQPVKPEIYVPYSLYMVAWIQVLAQTQGDPLAMESAIRRQIAGINPEQQVSYPVQSITERIKQEPVWAREHLIAVLASVFSALALVLATVGLYSVVSYSVAQRTHEFGIRMALGALRRHILLNVLSTAGISVGTGLLVGLILSFGLSGLLSRWIGNTTSNPFLVLTVGLLLVVVALLACIVPAFRASLVQPMKALRTE; this is encoded by the coding sequence TCCGCGACAAATCCGGCTCTGAAGATGAGATCTATGTTTCCCGCGACCACATAGCCGATCTGCGCAATGCGCACGCCTTCGAAGATCTGGTCCAGATGGACGAGGAATATCTGGCAGATACGACCGTCGATATCCCGCAGGATGTGGATGTCGTCTATCTCTCCGGCAATGCCTTCCCGTTTTTTGGTGTTCCGGCCTATCTCGGGCGCACCTTTCTTCCGTCCGACGCGCCGCCCAACCAGGCGCCGCAGCCGGTTGTCGTTCTCACCTATCAATACTGGCAGCGCCGCTTCAATGGAAATCAATCTGTAATCGGCCAGCCTCTGCGGCTCGATAATCGCAACTACACCATCCTCGGCATCATGCCTGCGCGATTTACCTGGTGGGATGCCGATGTATATGTGCCCCTGGATACCACGGCCAGCACCGATTCGTCGATTTACATCACAGTCATGAGGCTCAGGCCGGGCGTCACGCGAGCACAGGCCTTGAGTGAAGTTCGCCCCATCTTCCAGCAAATGATTCGCGAACATCCGAATCTCTGGATCGAGGGACTGGAAATCAATATTCAAGGAGTTGGAGACCGCATCAGCCGCTCGCTCGGCAGCACGCTCTACTTGCTCTTCGCCGCGGTGCTGCTGCTGCTTGTGATCGGCTGCGTGAATGTGTCGATCCTGTTGCTCGCCCGCGGAACTGGACGACGACATGAGTTCGCCGTTCGCGCGGCAGTAGGTGGCAGCGGCTGGCGCATCGTGCGGCAGCTTCTCACCGAATCTCTGATTCTCGGCCTCGCAGGGGCTGCTCTGGGAGTTATCGCCACCTACCGCAGCACACCTTTCGTTGTCAGCCTGCTTCCGTTTCAGCTTTTCCCGCGCGGCCTTGAGATTCCGGTGCACGTGCCGGTGCTGGCGTTTAGCGTTGCGCTCGCCATCCTCACGAGCATCCTCTTCGGCCTCTTTCCTGCGCTGCAACTTGCGAACCCTGAGATTCGCGAAGTCATGCAGGCCACCACACAGAAAGCTGCAGGCAGCGTCTCCAGCAGGCGATTGCATGCCTTCCTGATTGCCGGGCAAATCGCCTTGGCTATGGTGCTGCTCACCGCCTCAGCTTCGGCGATCGAGAGCTTTCGCACGGTGATCCACACCGACCTCGGCTTCGATCCGCACAATGTCGCCGACTTCAGTATTCCCGTCCACAAGCACGCCTATCCAACATGGGAAGCGCGTGCGAATTACTTCACGCAGCTGCGCGATCAGGTCGCCAGAACACAGGGAGTGACATCGGCATCCCTCGCCATCGTGGCTCCGCCGCGTAGCACCTGGGATTTCCCCATCGAGATTCTTGGCAGAAACACCTTTGGCACACGCCTCGTCGACATCAATCTCGTCGATCCTCAGTTCTTTACCATCCTGCATATTCCGCTGTTGCGCGGGCGCCTGTGGGACGAGTCTGAAACGCAACGCGGGGCGCGCCTTGCCGTGGTAAACCAGGAATTTGTCCGCCGATATTTTCCCAATGGCGATATCCTCGGCCACTCCGTGCGTATACCAAGGCTGCAGGGTCATCCGCCGGGCATCCTCGCCGTCGAGGGCAGTGACAGCTGGCTACCTGTCATTGGAGTTGTCGGCGATGCACGCAATGGCGGACTCGATCAGCCGGTAAAGCCTGAGATCTACGTTCCCTATTCGCTCTACATGGTTGCGTGGATTCAGGTGCTGGCACAGACCCAGGGTGATCCCCTGGCAATGGAGTCAGCCATTCGCCGCCAGATCGCCGGCATCAATCCAGAGCAGCAGGTGTCCTACCCCGTTCAGTCCATTACTGAACGCATCAAACAAGAGCCAGTTTGGGCGCGTGAGCACCTCATTGCCGTCCTCGCCAGCGTCTTTTCGGCGCTGGCGCTCGTGTTGGCCACGGTGGGCCTCTACAGCGTTGTCTCCTACTCCGTCGCGCAACGCACCCATGAATTCGGCATCCGTATGGCTCTCGGCGCGCTACGCCGTCATATTTTGTTGAACGTGCTCTCCACCGCTGGAATCAGCGTGGGCACAGGCCTCCTGGTTGGCCTCATCCTGAGCTTCGGCCTGAGCGGATTGCTATCCCGCTGGATCGGCAATACCACCAGCAACCCATTCCTGGTATTAACTGTTGGCCTCCTTCTGGTCGTTGTAGCGCTGCTGGCATGCATCGTACCCGCGTTCCGAGCATCGCTTGTGCAGCCGATGAAGGCCCTGCGGACCGAATAA